The Branchiostoma floridae strain S238N-H82 chromosome 3, Bfl_VNyyK, whole genome shotgun sequence genomic sequence aagttttgcctgcacgtaataAATTTAAGTTCTAcgttgtgggaccgcgtggcgcagtggtaGCATGTTCGGATctgcaccgagaggttgcgggttcgaatccgtctgtcgtgccaccgatcttgtgcccttgggaaaggcactttacacgactttccacgccccggagaggagataggcgccgccaggggactaaaatgcctgttgatacagcataacatgttgtgctgcccctacggctaattaatcaacctacggctgattaaaaggctatgggacgaatgaatgaaaatgaatgaaagttctacggcgtgtctgcgtgctccaaaaccCGTCCGATTCCCTACGAggttgtacggaggcggtactaaccacttacggatcccaaaagattgcccgcgttttggcacgtagacagcacgtatttgcactgTGTCCACCGTGTCTAAAGAACAACGAAGTCAGGTTCCAACTTTTACACCTGGGTTGAGTGATAAAAGTCGTGTTTAGTGCATTTTCTAAGGACACGAGATCGGTAGTATGGCTGGATTCTAACCTAGGACCTCTGGGCCAAACCCCATGCAGTTAAGCCCCTTAACCCTACCAGTCATCGCAACGTGGTACCTAACCTGACTACTAAACATTTAGCCAGGCACCCTAACCTAGTACAGCTGCGAGTCTTAGCTTTACACAAAATTTAAGTCTAGAAACAAAACCTGCATTCACAGATGTTCACACATAGACAGCAGGTGACAAAATTCCGTTGTTCTATCTGACAAACACGATGATATATGATCTTATGTTCGTTGGGAGTATCTAATCAAGATTACATTTATTGCCTGAATGTAACGTAGGTTTGGTTTTCAGGAGCGTGGGAATATGTGGAAGCTGGGGCTTTTTGGCGCTGTATTTCCAGAGCGAACTGTGCGATCGTGATGACTTTTGGTACATGGGTGGGGGGTTATTGCCTGTCgttcaggtttgattttgggcctcttggtgtttgaacttgacattgaagaGTGCATTTTTTGCGGGGTGTTTTCAGCGCTGTATCTCCTGGACGAATGGCACAAAGGCTAGGATTTTTGGTgtatgggtggggggttgttgcctgttgcttaggccccctttccacttgacggcgctctcacggcgctctccctgcgatggaaaattggccagagcgccgtgagagcgccgcgacgccggaaaaagctgctctagtggaatctctccggcgaccccagcgcgctctcaccgcgacgaaaaactcaaatgtcagcatctttttatgagctagcaaaggttcgaaagattactcaacgaatttcagagataaagaacgaatcttttgacgtttagtgtattttggtatctttgaagtcatccttttacgtgttacataacattcaaagtataaaatcaaggctgtaatcaaatccaattttggtcactgtacagtcactcagactgaaatatacacgtttgtcttgctgtttttttcttaaatctgtcatgttgCTTGTTCAGCATAATTTCTTTATCATGCCACTTTATCAGTGTAAATCATACGACACTGAAACACTTCAATTTATTGAAAATGGGACTTAAATGATCTAAATGTACAGATGGAGAGCAAGAAAAcctaatgtcatcatgttgaaattaaaaaataagttgaaaaatgataaacctttgttttttaAACCTTGCTTATTCCAACTCGGTTTGTTGAATTGTTCATCAccggtacattttggacatttctccgCTTTCTGTCTATGTCAAATATAATTCTTCACAAActgcagttgagagcgcagagagggcgcggtgagagcgccgtcctagctaaattggTATCATAAAGCACggttgagacctattgcgctcaccgcgctcgctgtgcgctctcttggcgctcacggcgctcgctgcgcgctccaccgttggatcgccgtccacggcgctctcacggcgactgttttgagcaggttcaaaacagtcgcggtggtgatggcgaccatggcgaccatggcgctcccactgcgctctctgcgcgctcccatggcgaccttggcgatcccactgCGCTCTCATCGcgctcttcccaatttgaggtcgcagagagagcgccgtgagagcgccgtcctagtggaaagggggtataaggatTCATTTTGAGCCTTGTTGCGTTTTaacttgacacggcaggtcAAATTATGTGTCCGGAAGGGTTTTTTCCGTCGTTGTATCTTCTGAACGGATGGTGCGggtacaatgatatttggcacatgtgtggGTGGTGGTTGcctaattctcaattttgattttgtcgCTCTTGGTGCGACACTGAACTTGACACTGctggttaccttttgtgcgggcacggcacgtgcgctgtatctccagaacgcaaggtgccattgtgttgctatttggtacatgggttggtgTGGTGTCCTGATGGTCAGGTATGAATTTTTATCTCCttatgtttgaacttgacactgaaggctgatgctgtttttttttggttgggTCAGGTCCACtagtatctgcttggttgtaaatacatagtctctaccagactccggatcgctggaaaatcgtagaaatggaacaaatagagaggaatataaccggccagggaacagctcgcgatcgtCGGAGTCTGTCGACTGTCGGTTTGATGAAAGGCTATAAAACTAATCCGCTCATTTTCTGCACAAAGACAGTAGCTTCGGAGTTCAGATCATATATAAGCCATAAATGAATCTCGTGCTGTTCCCAGGCCGGATATATTCCTCTggtcggcttactcctctatttgtgcCATTACTACgaattttccagcgatccggagtctggtagagactagtaaaTACAGGTGATGGGTTTATGTGGCTGTGTGAGTGACAGGTCTAAAAAACAAAGAAACCGCGCGTGCCGTTGAAATCCAAGtgataataccccctttccactaggatggtgctctcgccgcgctctctctgcgacctaaaattttacagatcgctcaaggaactctttttacactttacgttttgtatgatatacccagtgtgaaagcgaaggttacaggTATCATATGTAGGTcgtagtgagagcgcagcgcgatcgccacccagtgaaaagggggcctaaaggtgggtttacacctgcgtatattttcaagtgcgcatgatttccgcatgaaattttgtcaatacgcggccgaacgcccaacatttggatttttttggaataaattaaattgtacgtcgagcccatctggcgtttgaattacgacttcagcgttttcatttcgcatgagatgcgtatgattgcaactgaaatgcgcaacaaaattttccgtactgcgaatagattcgtatggggtaagtatgttgggcgtttcccggacgcacacaacgtctaccgaccgcatgcctgacgcacctggtggtaactgcattccaaacgcatttcaggtgtgtcagaggaacagtttctgttacatatacttttgtttgcgagcattgccaatagagtatttttgttagaggaaccctttgtactacgtatgcttttgtttacaggcagtgcaagtagaacattgacaagtaaacagtgaagaggttttttttattcatttgcgaagcagtgaagcagtgacactgtgcttttacagtaatgcgggccatcatttaccttaagaagttatgtgcactgttaagattgtgtttgttttcactttgtccttaatgatttcccctatcatcttagtatttcaactactataaaaatcacacccatacacaccacaaaacgtattcaagatctttatcaaacacgtaaattaaacaattatgaaaccttacgccctctttcaaagttgtaatatggctctatattgcacctttatatcatgtggttctacacacaaaatgtgccattatcagcaaattaagtcaaatatctgttacacaaaatggcacgtgtgtcacacaaattgacccaaaTTAATACTTGGCAAATGAATTTTAATACTTGGCAAATGAATTTTAATCCTGACAAATGTAAAATTCTCAGGATAAGCAGATCTAGAAATCCTATTACTTTTACGTACAAAATGAATGACACGGTCCTCGAGTCTGTTCCTGAATTTACCGACTTAGGGGTATTAGCTACGTGGAATTTAACTTTCGAttctcatgtacataatatcattTCGAGAGCAAATTCAGCTTTTTAAAAAGATCTGTAGGTTTCAATGCCCctgtaaaggtaaaaaaaatgctatatCTCACTTTAGTCAGAAGCAGACTTGAGTACTGCTCTGTCGTTTGGTCACCCTATACGCACAACCTCATTTCCTCAGTCGAAAAAGTTCAAAGACCTGcctccaagtatattcttaaTGATTACACAGCAGACTACAAGACGAGATTAATACATTGTTCAATCTTACCTCTGTCCTAACGACGAGAAATACTAGATCTATGTTTTTTATATAAGTGCTTACTAGGACTTATATGATAGGATATTAATATTGACAACTTTCTAAATCTCCCACATCCCCTTTTAAGAGCACATTCACAAGCTAAACTTATCCCTGGTAAATGTCTCACTACAAACTTTCAGTACTCCTATTTTAACAGAATCGTCTACATATGGAACTCCTTACCACCTGAAATTAGAAAACTTCGGCTAAATCCAACATTCTCAACCAATCGTTTTAAGCAGTCCGTTATTGATCATTACTTCTCTCTTTTGgccacacattttgatgtctatcTAATAAGCACTTGGACCCATTGTTCCAAGTGCTGATCGGATGCACATCTAAATGTGTGGTCAACCTTTAGTTACATCattctcatttgtttgttaaccTTAGTTTATCTGATCCCTTCTATTGTTGTTTCGTTTGGGTATTGTTTCGTATCTTGCCGTTTTTTGTTAGAATATCTCTATGTaaagttctttgtttttatttgccctttctctattgtttattgttatgattttaactgttgctggaggtgtgggtcaTGTAAAGGTATATCCTGTTACCTACACCTTGCAGAactttttctgtaaagtttaataaataaataaataagtgcttgagcaggttcctctacatcttcccgtccctggaggctctgttgggaccagtgtcctgcattcatgatgtcctgcaagttgtgaccatctctccatacccccggtacaaattcgtcggtcctggcctggatctgacatcataaaccggaagattccaaaaaatccctatcgaccagaggatttgtccattctgtccagagctaatagaagacgaatatcactttatggttgtatgtcccaaatattccgatatacgcaattctctatacagaaggctgtcattttgtacacaaggatttatccaaatggacctgaagtgcaaattcaaatacataatgatatgtgacaatccctgcatggcagatataggaaaatatatcaaagaatgtttagacattagaaattccccaaatgattgtaaaagcctccaatgattgtaagaaacgtaTCCCAtgctacaactcctgtattagttaagttaagttatagcactgtagttatgtagatgccatactttgtacctcaaacaattgttgtgcaataaagttatatacatcttgagatgatttttttgtctggactcagatgcacttcgtatttattccaaatctggagtgtgcgtcgatcacgctatcagtacgcgtagtatgcgcaaagcgatcgcagaacgcacggtactaaatcgtgatctatgtgtgcattcgttatacggtcgctcatggtgcgttgtgtctgcgctgtaagaacgctatgtactcgcaataccgcgatttccgcgtattactgcgtataaagtgcaaacatgtagcgtcttcatagcgcaatcgaccgacgtgggaccactgtattgcgcatccataacgttttgggcaccaaactgcgtacgaatgatagttttgtgcatgtccaaaactatcaggcgaactgggcgtatattttcgtttgcctgcgtacgtgaaactttctaaagacgattcagatgcgatagaggtgcgacttgtgcgtgcggccgcgtattgaagaaatcagtcaaaatgtcgaaaaatgtcaaaacggaactcatgcggcatgaaaatatacgcaggtgtaaacccacctttaggaAGGTTGCATAAATGCCTAAAAGCATTGTTAAGAGAACATGTAAAATCGCCTGTAAAACATGCATTTCTTTTGCTAAATATGCCGTTGACAGACAAGACTAATATAATTATACTGAACAGCACTCATGGCTCACCTGCATACACGTAGTGAACAAACTTTAAGACTGGAGGTGTAAGGAATTTATTATATAGGGATATGCCTTAGTCTAAGCTTTTAACGAAGTTGGTATGTTTAAAGAAACTTTATTGACTTctggcaaaaagaaaaaaaatcaactggCTTCGGAGGGGCGGGTGTGGCCTTTTATCAATTATTTAGTCATTCAGttattcatgatgtaaattGGAAGAAAATTGTGGACAAATTCGGACAAAAAACAACTGGCCTCGGAGGAGTAGATAAAATCGGATGTAATGACATGGGTGTGGCTTGGCACGCCCACTACACAGAGACTACAGAAAATAAGCCAATTACGAGACAACTTCGGGTACGAAATAAATTCCGGTCCGCGGACAAACCTGGCCAGTTGAGGTTTTCAATAGTAGGTACTTCTGGAAGAAGCGAGAAAAAGTTTGGACCTCCGAGGACTTTTTATGACAGTGTgactgtgactggagggtaacctccgggTATTGTAGTCGGTCTATGTCTTGAGTGTTCTCACCTATATTTCTATattccgtttgccgcattcgtatgtggtttggttTCGTATGTACTTAGTACTtagttgcgcgatgatgcacgttcttttaTTTCGTggtagctgttgttatatataatcgatgtaattttttttaaaaatcacccctatataTTCGGTGTTGTAGAGCAAGTAATGTGGTTTCGGCGTTTGGTaatcagcttatctccaagcagttaTGTGTTGTCTAATGCAAGAACTGCTGTCGCGGTAGAGGAATCCCTGAACAGGTGATTGACTCTGACTTGCTAGCGCAATGCATTGCCATTGGCCAGCGCCAGTGTTATAAGGTCGCATAACatagtatttatgggcgactcccgtggacataagtaggtcgggcacaaaatagggcgtcgcagttcttgaaaagccatagaaatttttctgtgcacgtcagcgagtcggaaactgtgctggatagtagaggaatatgtaagttttgaggccatatgagttgggttacgatgtttgtttggctgggtagaatttcgcgcacgaatccggttTCCGCTACTTccgtgagtcggctgcagtatggtgacctccgctggggtcatttcaaagtgttctttctgggaaaacgagcagaCAAACTtatgctcattttcacatatcttgtagattctaccctgaactccaacatattgaattcttgttcattacttttgcaccctggtatatttttttagtcgtcgaaccacctcactttggggtccttaactatagaaatccccataggcgaaaaactgtgttctgctaccataataaacaagtacatacTTTGACCTGGTATAGGTGTTAGGCGTTGCAATAATTGGatattgccaagcagatgttgcgtgatTTCTCTGCTGCTTTCAGCATGCATGTTGTCAGCTTTTCTATGGTTATCAGTGTTTCATCGGCGTATTATATATTGTTGTACCTGATGCGGAGAAAGTTACAGATGTAATTAAGGGTAAACAGATGTTATTCGTATTATGTGTgatgtaatacccctgtcacatttggcgaaaatcgatcggacgacgattcttcGGCAATCCCCCGAGCCTCGCttacaataataactttattgcacaacaattgtacaagatacaatgtatggcttaGATGATATTACAGGGACGGTTTGAAGGTAAAAAAATATGCGCAACACTCTGTCGATCTCAAATATGGCCGATTTTCCATCGATACGCCGGAaaatcgtggataatgtgacaggagtATAACGACTTCAGCTGACGTCGTGGACCAACTGTTTGGGGTATCCCTgataatttcaatgtttttcatTTGGTGTTGTTCttttgagacgctgattttgctgttgatgcgtTTTACATGTGATAGTAATAAGTACGTTAGCTTTTCAGTAAGTTTTTTTGGTATAAgtcgatgtgatgtgttctgtatgcgaaataacacactgtcacacaccGAAGATGacaacacaaccgacatagAAAGATAATTACGCCACAGAGTATGTTATCTGCGGTCACTTGTTGCTTTCTTGGAGTGGTTGTTTACTTATGAAACTtaacaatttctttctttgttttacttGAAATGTGCGTAAAAAATTTCAAGACTTTTACGGTTTGTTTTGCAGCGGGTGGACAGAATGGATCACCGTTGGGCCTGTTTGACCCTTTTCCTGGTGTTACTGGCGGACACGGCGAGAGGCCAAGGTAAGGACATGCTATCAGTGCATatgtaaactagaaaggccggtatttgcttatgaGCTAATTCAGCAATTTTCACTCCGCCCTTCTCCTTatacaaaaatggactgttccaaaactgaatttgaaaacaaaatcaccCATTGCGAGGATGGACATTTCACAATGTACGTTTAAGGTCTTGACCcgaaactacttttttttttattattattatttatttatttatttattcatgagaagctaaaATCGGCTTGCAGGACGATTTTCTGGTGCACGGTACGTTCATATTCCAGTACTGCACTGTAATcgcacttttatttcttgatttggccatattgatttggttatatggattgcatcctctgggaatccaaaaagTGATGCGACTTTAAAGTTGTTGCAGACCtcagaacccccccccccccaaaaaaaaaaacacccgtCTGAATAAGGTTTAGAACCCACACGCATAGAAAATAGGGGACCTTCCCTTTGTGAGTGATTCTAACCGCCTACCCTGCATGTACAGAACTGGTTCCCAAAGTAAAGTAAATTATTTGCAATTGTGACAAACGTTTTCACATCCCAATATTGGAGGGCTTATTTCTTATGATATATTCTATATATGtagtatgaaatatttcaagccAATACCATTATCTATTGAATCCATTGTGACCCATGATGACATCCTTGATGTCCACGCTCTAGGTTCAAGGTTTACTATTGTCTATTCCCCAAGGTTGTGGACTATCAGCGTTTCGCCACGTCCCCGGAAAACATTGTCCGGGATATGAGAATCTCGTAGGCAGACCGACAGCTAGTTCTGCCGAGGCCTGTGCTCAAGCGTGCTGTGACAACTCTGCCTGCAAGTCATTCCAGTACAGCACACGCCGCGACTGCTATCTGATAAGCAAGATCTGTACTGATGAGGAGAAAAAGACTGTATCTATTGGCAACATGTACGATCGGATTCAAGGTTGGAGCATTAATGCcaagttaacctttatccgcggggtaaccttaatctccaagcagatcctacggtgccataagatagtatcaaagctggccaatggagtcaaacgggcaccggagagtttgatactatacattacgcaccgtggaccTGGTTCGAGATTAGGGTAACCTATCCGTTGGTGATTTTAAGTTGGGTTTGTAAGGGAACACACATttatgcagtcatttgctactGGGGTacgtactatttagtaatacatgaatgaccttaaagttttgaaaaaaggcatgattatttggcgaagggatgtgttcgtcgaactctagttttattttattttttctccaTCAGTTTTAAATGATGGTCCCTTTAGTTGTCAACAAATCATTTCCAAGGGAGTCCTGCAACAAATCAATCAGAATAAACTTAACAACGCATGTAATATAAACTACTGGTCCTAGAATGCGCATACTTTAACTTCCAGGTTGTTTGTAGGTACTGGCTGGGAGCGTGTAGCTGGCcttcttttccatttttttctaatttctgtTTTTTATAGATAGTCCTTTATTATTCCTGGCTTCCTTAAGCGTTTAGCTAGTATGTCTATGCATTTATTTGAAGTTAAGGTATCAATCAAGTTGTGTAAATGTACTTTTGTGACTTCAATAAGAATGATATTTTTGCAGCTTCCAAACGTATGGTTGAGGCGAGGGAGACCCTGCAAGACTTACGCGACGTCTTGTTGGATTTGGAGGAGGCAGCCGAGATCGAGCAGGAGACCAGGGAGCTGGAAGACATGGCAGAAGACGTCGATATGGTAGAAGACGCCGAAAAGGAAGTGAGGGAGCTCGAAGAAATAGAAGAAAACGCCGGCATGGCTGAAGATGACGAGTGAAGGTCTTTCCAAACGCGCCTCAGCTCTCAAGCGACTATCCTATAACTAGCAATAAGCTTATCGGAAGTGGTCATTTATGACTCCACACAACTTCTTGTTATCCCCGTCATtgggaaaataaac encodes the following:
- the LOC118412645 gene encoding uncharacterized protein LOC118412645, whose protein sequence is MGVAWHAHYTETTENKPITRQLRVRNKFRSADKPGQLRFSIRVDRMDHRWACLTLFLVLLADTARGQGCGLSAFRHVPGKHCPGYENLVGRPTASSAEACAQACCDNSACKSFQYSTRRDCYLISKICTDEEKKTVSIGNMYDRIQASKRMVEARETLQDLRDVLLDLEEAAEIEQETRELEDMAEDVDMVEDAEKEVRELEEIEENAGMAEDDE